One Antarctobacter heliothermus DNA segment encodes these proteins:
- a CDS encoding ATP-binding protein, producing MIALILAAALLYLVLSNPRFANQSPKTDLALGLVFGISIIVLSINAYVLEGGALLTTVAGALIFAGYLGGVSAGLCALLVAVCIRLWIGGAMLWVGLPALFGYALCGIALRWLAPFEAWPKPPLRALFYALLAHVLIQILAGSAVLLSGIVAEMETALFDAAFFVVVGGLSVILTWLAVSQSVKLASIVLDNASLLQRMRLVLDHNNMGTFSYVGTPQALIVDQGLLDLYGLEKGPGPADPSAFIDLLHPDDREQVTQLIQEASEGVESPRAHDFRIIRADGTLVEIRSVRATEIDQATGKVRVVGLHTDLTDFRKAERQRNEAEHQIALIAENIPGMIYQGIWENGAPRKFTHISEKCFDIWGISQEELMADNSLLSQGQDEASIKSGRSAINKSIETGKPVGVRLPIRARDGTVRTVDLHARTTDLGDGTHRVDAIFIDVSAEVAAEEKALKQEEQAHRSQKLESIGKLTGGVAHDFNNILAVIMGNLELLREEVDDPTQRSLIDAGLEASQRGAELTRSMLAFARRARLSPELLDLNTTALQAKNWMRRALPESVQIETSLLAGLWSANVDAASLESALLNLILNARDAVSGHGKVTIETANVRIDQAYIDSRNEPLDPGRYVMLAVSDTGTGIDQDTLNRIFEPFFTTKPPGSGSGLGLSMVLGFVKQSGGTVQVYTELGRGTTFKLYFPACDEPPLDKEGPSRTFAAPVAGTSRILLAEDEAAVRKMLIATLESAGYVVEAVGSGDAALALFHRDPHFDLLVTDIVMPGELQGTNLARAIRETHPDLPMIFMSGYAAESTVHGNGLRPEDIRLMKPAPRDVLLNAVALALKPTSGLA from the coding sequence TTGATCGCCTTGATTCTGGCAGCGGCGCTGCTCTACCTAGTTTTGTCCAATCCACGATTTGCCAATCAGAGTCCCAAGACCGATCTTGCCTTGGGACTCGTTTTCGGCATTTCGATAATTGTGCTTTCAATCAACGCTTATGTGCTTGAAGGTGGTGCACTGCTGACCACAGTCGCCGGGGCGTTGATCTTTGCAGGGTATCTTGGCGGCGTTTCGGCTGGCTTGTGCGCGCTTTTGGTTGCTGTCTGCATCCGATTGTGGATCGGGGGCGCAATGCTCTGGGTCGGCTTGCCTGCCTTGTTCGGATACGCGCTTTGCGGAATTGCGTTGCGCTGGCTGGCCCCGTTCGAAGCATGGCCAAAACCTCCCCTTCGCGCGCTTTTCTACGCTTTGTTGGCCCACGTGCTTATCCAGATCTTGGCAGGCAGCGCTGTCTTGCTGTCAGGCATAGTTGCGGAAATGGAAACCGCCCTGTTCGACGCGGCCTTTTTCGTGGTGGTGGGTGGCCTTTCCGTCATTCTGACGTGGTTGGCCGTTTCCCAAAGCGTGAAACTTGCATCTATCGTTCTGGACAACGCCTCCCTGCTGCAACGGATGCGGCTGGTCCTGGACCACAACAATATGGGCACGTTCAGCTACGTCGGAACGCCACAGGCACTGATTGTGGACCAAGGTCTGTTGGATCTCTACGGGCTTGAGAAGGGTCCGGGTCCTGCGGACCCAAGCGCCTTCATCGACCTGCTGCACCCGGATGACCGGGAACAGGTCACTCAATTGATCCAGGAAGCCTCGGAGGGCGTCGAAAGTCCCCGTGCGCACGATTTTCGGATAATCAGAGCGGACGGCACACTGGTAGAGATCCGTTCTGTCCGCGCGACAGAAATCGACCAAGCCACCGGCAAAGTGCGGGTTGTCGGCCTTCACACCGATCTCACGGATTTTCGCAAAGCCGAACGACAAAGGAATGAGGCAGAACACCAGATTGCCCTCATCGCCGAGAACATCCCAGGCATGATTTATCAGGGAATTTGGGAAAACGGCGCACCGCGAAAGTTCACCCATATCAGCGAAAAATGCTTCGACATCTGGGGTATTTCTCAAGAAGAGCTTATGGCCGACAACAGCCTGTTGTCCCAAGGGCAGGACGAAGCATCAATCAAAAGTGGCCGTAGCGCCATCAACAAAAGCATTGAAACTGGCAAGCCGGTTGGCGTTCGCCTGCCCATTCGCGCGCGCGACGGCACGGTGCGCACAGTCGACCTACACGCCAGAACCACGGATCTTGGCGACGGAACTCATCGTGTAGACGCGATTTTCATCGATGTCAGCGCTGAGGTCGCCGCTGAGGAGAAGGCCCTCAAGCAGGAAGAACAGGCTCATAGATCGCAAAAGCTCGAGTCCATCGGGAAATTGACCGGCGGTGTGGCGCATGACTTCAATAACATCCTCGCCGTCATAATGGGCAATCTGGAATTGCTGCGAGAAGAGGTGGATGATCCAACCCAGCGCTCTTTGATCGACGCAGGGCTGGAGGCGAGCCAACGGGGCGCAGAACTGACTCGCAGTATGCTTGCCTTTGCCCGCCGCGCCCGCCTGTCACCCGAACTGCTGGACCTCAACACCACTGCATTACAGGCCAAAAACTGGATGCGTCGTGCCCTACCGGAATCCGTCCAGATCGAAACGTCGCTTTTGGCCGGGCTATGGTCCGCCAATGTAGATGCAGCCTCATTGGAAAGCGCGTTGTTGAACCTGATCCTCAACGCCCGAGACGCGGTCTCTGGCCACGGCAAGGTGACGATCGAAACGGCCAACGTGCGGATAGACCAGGCCTATATCGATTCTCGAAATGAACCGCTGGACCCCGGGCGATACGTCATGCTTGCCGTCAGCGATACCGGCACCGGGATAGATCAGGATACGCTCAACCGTATATTCGAACCCTTCTTTACCACCAAACCGCCCGGCTCTGGTTCAGGGCTTGGGCTTTCGATGGTGTTGGGCTTCGTCAAACAATCCGGCGGCACCGTGCAGGTCTATACAGAGCTCGGGCGTGGCACGACCTTCAAACTGTATTTTCCCGCCTGCGACGAGCCCCCCCTGGACAAAGAAGGTCCGTCCCGGACATTTGCGGCGCCCGTGGCCGGGACATCGCGAATTCTGCTGGCAGAGGACGAAGCCGCTGTCCGCAAAATGCTGATCGCAACGCTGGAATCCGCTGGCTATGTTGTCGAGGCCGTCGGGTCAGGCGATGCGGCGTTGGCGCTTTTTCATCGCGATCCGCATTTTGATCTGCTTGTCACCGATATCGTCATGCCAGGGGAATTGCAGGGCACCAATCTGGCCCGCGCCATCCGCGAAACCCATCCGGATTTGCCGATGATTTTCATGTCCGGATATGCGGCCGAGTCGACGGTCCACGGCAACGGCTTGCGCCCTGAGGACATCCGACTGATGAAACCTGCTCCAAGGGACGTATTGCTGAACGCTGTGGCGCTTGCGCTGAAACCTACTTCAGGGCTCGCTTGA
- a CDS encoding inositol monophosphatase family protein, which produces MTDSLPMPVTAPLTSAQRTQLFNLVRRAAKAEIMPRFRKLGSHQIGEKSGPHDLVTEADTAAEAMITRGLQTFFPSALIVGEEAASAKPELLGKIAEAELCFTIDPVDGTWNYAKGLPMFGVMVSALRFGRPVFGLLFDPVLNDIVWADSDHPAQLQLPRRGRRFVATAHDQHKTMDQLNGFVPLFLIPQDKREKAAIAMTKFGRVWSLRCACHEFRTLAQGEIDFALFSKLTAWDQPAGVIVTRQAGGHVAMLDGSEYRGDMTSGYLLAASDEVTWGLVRDAFDFLLDTPQDAPPTEQEQPDA; this is translated from the coding sequence ATGACTGATTCCCTTCCGATGCCGGTTACGGCGCCCCTCACATCTGCGCAGCGTACCCAGCTGTTCAACCTCGTCCGACGCGCTGCCAAGGCAGAGATCATGCCGCGCTTTCGCAAGTTGGGCAGCCATCAGATCGGTGAAAAATCCGGGCCGCATGATCTGGTGACAGAGGCCGACACCGCTGCCGAGGCGATGATCACCCGTGGACTTCAGACCTTTTTTCCCTCCGCGTTGATCGTTGGCGAAGAGGCCGCGTCGGCAAAGCCGGAACTGCTCGGCAAAATCGCCGAGGCTGAACTGTGCTTTACCATCGACCCGGTTGACGGCACCTGGAACTATGCCAAGGGCCTGCCGATGTTCGGGGTCATGGTGTCTGCCTTGCGCTTTGGGCGGCCGGTGTTCGGCCTGCTGTTCGATCCGGTATTGAACGATATCGTCTGGGCCGACAGCGACCATCCTGCGCAATTGCAATTGCCCCGGCGCGGTCGCCGTTTTGTCGCCACCGCACACGACCAGCATAAAACTATGGATCAACTGAACGGATTTGTGCCCTTGTTCCTGATCCCGCAGGACAAGCGTGAAAAGGCCGCGATTGCGATGACGAAATTCGGCCGCGTCTGGTCGCTGCGTTGCGCCTGCCATGAGTTCCGCACACTGGCACAGGGCGAGATAGATTTTGCCCTCTTTTCCAAGCTCACCGCGTGGGACCAGCCCGCCGGGGTGATCGTAACCCGGCAGGCTGGGGGCCATGTGGCCATGCTGGACGGGTCCGAATACCGCGGGGACATGACCTCGGGCTATCTATTGGCGGCCAGCGATGAAGTCACATGGGGATTGGTGCGCGACGCGTTCGATTTCCTGTTGGACACGCCGCAGGACGCGCCACCGACCGAACAGGAGCAGCCCGACGCCTGA
- a CDS encoding ABC transporter permease, translating to MSLNIAARLARRELRGGLRGFRIFLACLALGVAAIAGVGSVRSAIQAGLEDQGAVLLGGDAQVEFTYRFATDVERAWMDDTADAVSEVTDFRSMATVTRDDATERGLTQVKSVDAAYPLLGEMVLDPPLLLAEALNDHGAVMAPILADRLGLESGDNFRLGTQEFTLRARIVTEPDDAGDGFGLGPRTIVRTQDLQDSGLLAAGSLFETEYRMRLPEGIDLDTVKAEALRLFEDTGLSWRDARNGAPGIARFVERLGSFLILVGLSGLAVGGIGVSAAVRAYLAEKTSVIATLRTLGATRSVIFQTYFLQIGALSLLGIAIGLILGAVVPLIFAPLITEALPVPAIFALHPAPLAEAALYGLLTALLFTLWPLARAEEVRAATLFRDALDSARLLPAWRYVFATLVLIAALLSAAAVFSGNPALTLWTAGGIAASLLILALAAWAIRWLARLATPAARGRPVLRWALGAIGGPRESAGSVVLSLGLGLTVLAAIGQIDGNLRSAIQRDLPEVAPSYFFVDIQKDQMPGYLDRLETDPAVSRIDSAPMLRGIITRINGKPAVEAVGEHWVLRGDRGVTYSETPGARTTVTEGAWWPEGYDGPPQISFAAEEAQEMGLELGDEITVNILGRDITASITSFRQVDFSTAGIGFVMTMNPAALSGAPHTFISTVYAEEAAEAQILRDLANAYPNITAIRVRDAIDRVSELLDGIGQAVRWGAAATLLTGFLVLISAAAAGEGARTYEAAVLKTLGASRTRILRSFALRAGLLGAAAGAVALGAGITGSWAIMTFVMESEFAVIWPSAFAIVTGGILATLLAGLGFAWGPLAARPAAVLRARE from the coding sequence ATGAGTCTCAACATCGCCGCACGCCTGGCCCGGCGTGAGCTGCGGGGCGGGTTGCGCGGATTTCGCATCTTCCTTGCCTGCCTGGCTCTTGGGGTTGCGGCCATTGCCGGGGTCGGCTCTGTTCGGTCGGCCATTCAGGCGGGACTCGAGGATCAGGGCGCGGTCCTGTTGGGTGGCGATGCACAAGTGGAGTTTACCTATCGTTTCGCAACAGACGTGGAACGCGCTTGGATGGACGACACCGCCGACGCCGTGTCGGAAGTCACTGACTTCCGGTCCATGGCCACGGTCACGCGCGACGACGCCACAGAGCGCGGGTTGACGCAAGTGAAGTCCGTCGATGCCGCCTATCCGCTGCTCGGTGAGATGGTGTTGGACCCGCCGCTGCTGCTGGCAGAGGCGTTGAACGATCACGGTGCGGTCATGGCGCCGATCCTTGCCGACCGTCTGGGATTGGAAAGCGGGGACAATTTTCGCCTTGGCACGCAAGAATTTACGCTGCGCGCCCGGATCGTGACAGAACCGGACGACGCCGGGGACGGGTTCGGCCTTGGGCCGCGCACCATCGTGCGGACGCAGGATTTACAGGACTCCGGTCTGCTGGCGGCAGGATCGTTGTTTGAGACGGAATACCGAATGCGCCTGCCCGAAGGCATCGACCTCGACACCGTCAAGGCAGAGGCGCTACGCCTGTTTGAGGATACCGGCCTCAGCTGGCGCGATGCGCGCAACGGTGCTCCGGGGATTGCCCGGTTTGTCGAGCGACTGGGGAGTTTCCTGATCCTAGTCGGCCTTTCCGGTCTCGCCGTGGGCGGCATCGGCGTGTCGGCCGCGGTGCGCGCCTATCTGGCCGAAAAGACATCGGTCATTGCCACGTTGCGCACGCTTGGGGCAACTCGTTCTGTGATCTTTCAGACCTATTTTCTGCAAATCGGTGCGCTTAGCCTTTTGGGCATCGCCATCGGGCTGATACTTGGCGCGGTTGTGCCCCTGATTTTCGCGCCGCTGATCACCGAAGCGCTTCCGGTTCCGGCCATCTTTGCCCTGCACCCTGCCCCTTTGGCGGAGGCGGCATTGTACGGGTTGCTGACGGCACTTTTGTTCACGCTCTGGCCGCTTGCCCGGGCGGAGGAGGTACGCGCCGCGACGCTGTTTCGCGATGCTCTGGACAGCGCGCGGCTATTGCCCGCTTGGCGTTATGTTTTTGCGACACTGGTGCTGATCGCAGCGCTGCTTAGCGCGGCGGCGGTCTTTTCCGGCAATCCGGCACTGACGCTTTGGACGGCGGGCGGCATTGCCGCGTCCCTGTTGATCCTCGCCCTAGCGGCCTGGGCCATTCGCTGGCTGGCGCGTCTGGCGACACCTGCGGCACGCGGCCGCCCGGTCCTCCGCTGGGCGCTGGGGGCCATCGGCGGGCCGCGCGAAAGCGCGGGATCGGTGGTCTTGTCTCTTGGCCTTGGCCTGACGGTTCTGGCCGCCATTGGCCAGATCGACGGCAACCTGCGCAGTGCAATCCAGCGCGACCTGCCCGAGGTCGCGCCCTCCTATTTCTTTGTCGATATCCAGAAGGACCAGATGCCTGGCTATCTGGACCGACTAGAAACCGACCCCGCCGTCAGCCGCATCGACAGCGCGCCCATGTTGCGCGGCATCATCACGCGGATCAACGGAAAGCCTGCGGTTGAGGCGGTTGGCGAACACTGGGTTCTACGCGGGGATCGCGGGGTGACATACTCTGAGACACCCGGCGCGCGCACTACGGTCACCGAGGGCGCATGGTGGCCCGAAGGGTACGATGGTCCGCCACAGATCAGCTTTGCCGCCGAAGAGGCGCAGGAGATGGGGCTGGAACTGGGCGATGAAATCACCGTCAACATCCTTGGCCGTGACATCACCGCCAGCATTACCTCTTTCCGTCAGGTCGATTTTTCGACCGCCGGGATCGGTTTTGTCATGACAATGAACCCCGCCGCCCTGTCCGGCGCGCCGCATACCTTTATTTCGACTGTCTATGCAGAAGAAGCGGCAGAGGCCCAGATCCTGCGCGATCTTGCCAACGCCTATCCCAACATCACCGCAATCCGGGTACGGGACGCTATCGATCGCGTCAGTGAGCTACTGGACGGCATCGGTCAGGCGGTGCGGTGGGGGGCGGCAGCCACACTGCTGACCGGGTTTCTGGTGCTGATCAGCGCGGCGGCGGCAGGCGAAGGTGCGCGGACCTATGAGGCAGCCGTGCTAAAAACATTGGGGGCAAGCCGCACCCGCATCCTGCGCAGCTTTGCGCTGCGCGCGGGTTTGCTGGGTGCCGCCGCCGGGGCGGTTGCACTTGGCGCGGGCATCACCGGGTCATGGGCGATCATGACATTTGTCATGGAAAGCGAATTTGCGGTAATCTGGCCGTCCGCATTTGCCATTGTCACCGGCGGGATTCTTGCCACGCTACTGGCCGGTCTCGGCTTTGCCTGGGGACCGCTGGCGGCCCGTCCGGCGGCGGTTCTACGCGCTCGCGAATGA
- a CDS encoding ABC transporter ATP-binding protein: MSEPVLSLQDVTLNLRGNAGLVEILHKISLDVTRGETLGLIGPSGSGKSSLLMVMGGLERATAGQVRALGHDLTAMSEDALARFRRDHMGVVFQSFHLIPTMTALENVATPLELAGDRRAFDRARAMLDKVGLSHRTDHYPAQMSGGEQQRVALARALAPEPDILLADEPTGNLDGVNGAAIVDLLFGLSREHGATLVLVTHAHDLAARCDRVVRLRDGQVDDADLRAAE; the protein is encoded by the coding sequence TTGTCCGAGCCTGTCCTGTCCCTCCAAGATGTCACTCTCAATCTCAGGGGCAATGCCGGACTGGTAGAAATCCTGCACAAGATTTCGCTAGACGTCACGCGGGGCGAAACGCTCGGCTTGATCGGACCATCGGGATCGGGAAAGTCCTCATTGCTGATGGTCATGGGCGGGTTAGAGCGCGCTACAGCCGGGCAGGTTCGCGCTTTGGGCCATGACCTGACGGCGATGAGTGAGGACGCGCTGGCTCGGTTCAGGCGCGACCACATGGGCGTAGTGTTTCAGTCCTTTCACCTGATCCCGACTATGACCGCACTGGAAAACGTCGCCACGCCACTGGAACTGGCCGGGGATCGCCGCGCATTTGACCGCGCGCGTGCTATGCTGGACAAGGTCGGCCTGTCACATCGTACCGACCACTATCCAGCGCAGATGTCCGGTGGAGAGCAACAGCGCGTCGCACTGGCCCGCGCGCTGGCCCCAGAACCGGACATCCTTTTGGCGGATGAACCCACAGGCAACCTTGACGGGGTGAATGGTGCCGCCATCGTCGATCTTCTTTTTGGTCTGTCGCGTGAACATGGGGCCACTCTGGTGCTTGTCACCCACGCACATGACCTGGCCGCCCGTTGCGATCGCGTTGTGCGGCTGCGTGACGGCCAGGTCGATGACGCGGATCTGAGGGCCGCAGAATGA
- a CDS encoding arylesterase, producing the protein MLRWTTYGLLGGLSKALAGVLLLLATGAAADRVNILALGDSLTQGYGLIEQEGFVPQLRDWLAERGYDVRIVNAGVSGDTTAGGLARVEWSLTPDIQAMIVALGGNDLLRGIDPAVSRDNIEGILKVAEERGLEVLLIGMQAPGNYGPDYKAAFDALYPELARTYDALYLENFFAGLMQNGKGPSDLRAFMQPDGIHPNATGVDRIVNVIGPKVEALIERVGN; encoded by the coding sequence ATGTTGCGTTGGACCACATATGGGCTGTTAGGCGGTTTGAGCAAGGCGTTGGCGGGGGTGCTCTTGTTGCTTGCTACAGGGGCGGCGGCAGATCGGGTGAACATTCTTGCGCTGGGCGACAGCCTGACGCAAGGCTACGGCTTGATCGAACAAGAGGGGTTTGTGCCGCAACTGCGCGACTGGCTCGCGGAGCGAGGGTATGACGTGCGGATTGTGAATGCCGGGGTGTCCGGCGACACAACTGCGGGTGGATTGGCACGGGTGGAGTGGTCACTGACACCTGACATACAAGCAATGATCGTCGCATTGGGGGGCAACGACCTGCTGCGAGGGATCGATCCGGCGGTGTCCCGTGATAACATTGAGGGCATCCTCAAGGTCGCAGAGGAGCGCGGGCTGGAGGTGTTGCTGATCGGGATGCAGGCACCGGGAAACTATGGACCCGACTACAAGGCAGCCTTTGACGCGCTGTATCCAGAACTGGCCCGTACTTATGACGCGCTTTATCTGGAAAACTTCTTTGCCGGGTTGATGCAGAACGGCAAAGGGCCATCCGATCTGCGCGCGTTTATGCAGCCCGACGGTATCCATCCCAACGCCACGGGTGTGGATCGAATTGTCAATGTGATCGGCCCAAAGGTTGAGGCCCTAATCGAACGTGTGGGAAACTAA
- a CDS encoding geranylgeranyl reductase family protein, protein MTTGASAHQVDRFDLIVLGAGPAGASAALTAAQSGLRVALVDKARFPRDKLCGGGLTGRAITLYSRIYGEPLPPVPLERRDSFAFHAFGQDLGESKDAPPLHLCMRFELDAALVRAALDRGAVDFTGCAGKLDPDGPAVDMSDRRLEAPFLIAADGVNSATARTLFGSSYDKDRIGFALEVERPGADPDRPLRIDFGAADWGYGWQFPKASGTTIGVGGVLARNNDMKAALQRYMDVLDIPDTLTVKGQFLPFGDFRSTPGKGRILLAGDAAGLVDPITGEGIAHALDSGALAAKAVQQALTVGTPEAALSLYKQSLRPIHRGLRHARLLRNLMFRPSLRPAFVRSFRNSRTLRSEYLRLMAGETEYGALMQKMISRLPGFAWRAMSGK, encoded by the coding sequence GTGACAACAGGTGCCTCGGCGCACCAGGTTGATCGATTTGACCTAATCGTTCTGGGGGCCGGTCCCGCTGGTGCATCTGCCGCCTTGACCGCAGCGCAATCCGGTCTGCGCGTGGCCTTGGTGGACAAGGCGCGGTTTCCTCGGGACAAATTGTGCGGTGGCGGCCTCACTGGGCGCGCCATCACATTATACAGCCGTATTTACGGCGAGCCACTGCCGCCCGTGCCGCTGGAGCGGCGCGATAGTTTTGCGTTCCATGCCTTTGGCCAGGACCTAGGTGAAAGCAAAGACGCGCCGCCTTTGCATCTATGCATGCGATTCGAACTGGACGCAGCCCTCGTCCGCGCCGCTCTAGACCGGGGTGCCGTCGATTTTACGGGCTGTGCAGGAAAACTCGACCCGGATGGGCCTGCCGTCGACATGTCAGACCGCCGCCTCGAGGCACCTTTTCTGATCGCGGCGGACGGCGTGAACAGCGCCACAGCCAGAACCCTGTTTGGCAGCTCTTACGACAAGGATCGAATTGGTTTCGCGCTTGAGGTGGAACGCCCCGGGGCAGACCCAGACCGCCCGCTGCGGATTGATTTCGGTGCGGCGGACTGGGGCTATGGGTGGCAGTTTCCCAAGGCCTCCGGCACAACCATCGGCGTGGGAGGCGTGCTGGCCCGCAACAATGACATGAAAGCCGCGCTGCAACGCTATATGGACGTGCTGGACATTCCCGATACTCTGACCGTCAAAGGTCAGTTCCTGCCATTCGGGGATTTCCGCTCCACACCCGGCAAGGGCCGTATCCTACTGGCAGGTGACGCGGCTGGACTCGTCGATCCGATCACCGGAGAGGGGATCGCCCACGCACTTGACAGCGGCGCGCTGGCCGCCAAAGCAGTGCAACAAGCTCTGACCGTAGGAACACCTGAGGCCGCGCTATCGCTCTACAAGCAAAGCTTGCGTCCGATTCACCGCGGTTTGCGCCATGCCCGACTCCTCCGAAACCTGATGTTCCGTCCCAGCCTGCGGCCCGCTTTTGTTCGTAGCTTTCGCAACTCGCGCACTTTGCGCAGCGAATACCTGCGCCTCATGGCTGGGGAAACAGAATACGGGGCTTTGATGCAGAAAATGATCTCCCGTCTTCCGGGATTTGCGTGGCGCGCAATGAGCGGTAAATGA
- a CDS encoding L,D-transpeptidase, whose amino-acid sequence MMKRRTFLAAAAAAAALPAPALAFSLDPIYRPQNVGIKADMAPGQILILSRAHFLYYIETPGQARRYGVGLGTAGQAISGTYDVGGKKKWPTWRPTNAMIERNPSAYGKFIDNDYVQPGGPGNPLGARALYLYRNNRYTFNAIHGTTAPRSIGRSVSNGCVRMINDHVIDLYERVPAGTKVTVL is encoded by the coding sequence ATGATGAAACGTCGTACATTCCTTGCCGCCGCTGCGGCTGCCGCAGCGCTCCCAGCGCCAGCATTGGCTTTTTCCCTCGACCCGATTTATCGGCCGCAGAATGTCGGGATCAAGGCGGACATGGCGCCGGGCCAGATTCTGATCCTGTCCAGGGCGCATTTCCTCTACTACATCGAAACTCCTGGACAGGCTCGTCGCTATGGCGTGGGCCTTGGCACCGCCGGGCAGGCGATTTCCGGGACCTACGACGTCGGTGGCAAGAAGAAATGGCCAACTTGGCGTCCCACTAACGCGATGATTGAGCGTAATCCCTCGGCTTACGGCAAATTCATCGACAACGACTATGTCCAACCCGGCGGTCCGGGCAATCCGCTGGGCGCACGCGCGCTGTATCTGTATCGCAATAATCGCTATACGTTTAACGCGATCCATGGCACCACCGCGCCCCGGTCTATCGGGCGTTCGGTTTCGAACGGGTGCGTGCGGATGATCAACGATCATGTGATCGATCTGTATGAGCGCGTTCCAGCGGGAACCAAAGTTACCGTTCTGTGA
- a CDS encoding MotE family protein: MAKAKGSAGKHANRRGRRKPRGALAAICALLVTSGLLRVAIGAGEALAREEGDGPKPPAAHVSEPPVGADPTGATRLVAEADFQPLLDALNAREARVRKSESAIEVRMQALAVAETEIERKMTALAVAEASLNQTLTLASTAAEDDIEKLTNVYANMKPKQAAALFEEMDPEFAAGFLARMRPDAAAAIMAGMTPQSAYLVSVILAGRNANAPKN, encoded by the coding sequence ATGGCAAAGGCAAAGGGCTCGGCGGGAAAGCACGCCAATCGGCGCGGAAGACGCAAGCCGCGTGGCGCGCTGGCGGCTATATGCGCGCTATTGGTTACATCGGGGCTGTTAAGGGTGGCAATCGGCGCGGGAGAGGCTCTGGCCCGCGAAGAAGGCGACGGGCCAAAGCCCCCCGCAGCCCATGTATCCGAACCGCCTGTCGGCGCCGATCCTACAGGGGCAACGCGCCTTGTCGCCGAAGCCGATTTCCAACCGCTGCTAGACGCATTGAACGCACGCGAGGCCCGCGTGCGCAAAAGCGAATCGGCGATAGAGGTGCGCATGCAGGCGCTTGCCGTGGCCGAGACGGAAATTGAACGCAAAATGACCGCCCTTGCCGTCGCCGAAGCCAGTCTAAATCAGACACTTACACTGGCCAGCACCGCCGCAGAAGATGACATCGAGAAGCTGACCAATGTCTACGCCAATATGAAACCAAAGCAGGCCGCCGCACTCTTTGAGGAAATGGATCCTGAATTCGCCGCCGGTTTTCTCGCTCGGATGCGCCCCGATGCGGCAGCAGCGATCATGGCGGGGATGACACCGCAGTCCGCTTATCTGGTCAGCGTGATTCTCGCCGGGCGCAACGCAAATGCCCCAAAAAACTGA
- a CDS encoding flagellar basal body-associated FliL family protein: protein MSDATVDETEQDAKKSSKLPLVIGLVLALAGGGGGFYAVQSGLLGGGKSDETSGRAAGDHDDPHVETKALPDVSFVEVPPVLISLGPGAQANHLRFRASLEVPTQYRAEVEKILPRIQDVLNSYLRALEAHDLEAQGALVRLRGQLLRRIKLVAGEDRVRDLLVLEFVLN from the coding sequence ATGTCTGACGCCACCGTTGATGAAACTGAACAAGATGCAAAGAAATCGTCAAAGCTTCCGCTGGTCATCGGACTTGTATTGGCGTTGGCGGGCGGTGGCGGGGGATTCTACGCGGTGCAGTCCGGACTGTTGGGTGGCGGGAAATCCGATGAAACGAGTGGACGTGCGGCTGGGGACCACGACGACCCGCATGTTGAAACAAAGGCCCTGCCGGATGTGAGCTTTGTCGAAGTGCCTCCGGTGCTGATCTCGCTTGGACCGGGCGCGCAGGCCAACCATTTGCGATTTCGCGCCAGTCTGGAAGTGCCGACACAATACCGGGCAGAGGTCGAAAAGATCCTGCCGCGTATCCAGGACGTGCTGAACAGCTATCTGCGCGCGCTTGAGGCACATGACCTCGAAGCGCAAGGCGCTCTGGTGCGTTTGCGTGGCCAATTGCTGCGCCGGATCAAGCTGGTGGCCGGAGAGGATCGCGTGCGCGACCTTCTGGTGCTGGAATTTGTCCTGAATTGA